The genomic window ttacacagaaaatgacacaatgactataatttcaaaacacaaagactgcTGTCAGCTAcaatttactgtcatttgaGAAAACAGCGAtcctttttaatgaaaaatgcagTACTTTTTTCTGTAGTCACATTCGTCCTCAGACCAGGTGCCTCAAACAGAAAGAGGCACCGTTCCCTGAAGGTGATGTTGCAGAGGAATTAAAGACCACATCCCTGCCCTTTTGGCTAATAAGGCTCAAAGGACTGTTCACATTAGCTGCAAAGTTCAACCCTGTTTCCCTCTGATGACTTgtcaccaaagagacatttacCTGCAAGTTCATGTAAagcatttgatttttattaacAGGCTTTAAAAAGAGGCagcattttacttttatgaCAAAAATACACCATGTCTCTGTACTATATAATCATTATAACGACTGTCTTCATATCCATTGCCTTCACCTGCTGTTATCAGTGTAAAGATCATGTTCGCAGTATATTTCCCTGCCTTATTTTCTTTGAAGATGGCACTTGGACAGATGAGTGTCTCGACTCCAGTCAGTGGACATCCTGCTCTTAATGTCTTCCTGTGGAAGATAAAGAGATGCATGAACCATCCTGTAGAACAAAGAGATATGAGATCAGTACATTTGATAATACACCATCATTACTTCATGGATATAGAGTCGTTAAACCGCAGGGAGCTTATTAAATTACTTGTGTGTCTGAGGTATTGCACAGCATACTGTTGAACTGATGTGTCTATTTGTGACTTGTGGTTTAGGTTATTGTTTTCTACACGCAAGGTGGAATTTACATAGCGAATTGATCCTGAATAAAACTGACGTGAGCACTGTGTGCTCTCATTGAGTGGACTCTGGCAAGGCTATTATCTCTCAGGGACTCCTTTCAAAAGGAGATAATTGCTCTTACTGCCAGTGGAGAAAATCAAGACGTGTCTGCATGCTACACTGTTAACATCTGCTCGCCAATAGAATTCATTTATGCTTACTAAAGCAGGATACGGTCCTGTGCTGTCTCTGGAAGATAAAAAGCAGCGTTGAGATAGCCATATGTTCTATATGGAATGGAGGCAATAAATGCGGATTTTAATGACAGATCTCAGGCTCTTTATGGCTCGGTTTAGTGCATGAATAGGCCCCACAAATTGGAATGCCCTCCTGAAATAGATGGGAACTTCAAGCAGGATATGAAACTGAAATAACTTGCAGCACGGAGCTACAGCAGTCTGCCTATTTTCTGGTTACTCTGGTGTGAACCCAACTAGCACGACACTGAGTAAAAACCCAACATATGCCACTGAAAAGCTCAGCGAGGCTCCACAAGCGAGGCCTCCATGAGGCTGCActgatacatacacacaaatcatCTCtactgtctctctcactcagtcTGTGTTGGACTTAGTTAATGATGAAGGCTCGGTGGATCACTCAGCGACTAAGTGTGCTTGATAAAGGTCAGTGCTGCCACCAGCTAATGCTTCATCGCTCAGAGTAATACTGTAGCCGAGCGTATTGTGAATACTCTGCACATGAACGCTTCACAGggcaaaataatcaaaagagTAGAGTCTGGAAAGGCCAGCTGTTTCTAATGTGCGTCTGTGTGGTGGCTGCAGAcgtcaacacacacagacactgacaatTGTGCATCCCAAACCTCTCCAGACACATGATCAGTGATCAGAGAGTCAATCTAAGAAGGTTTGCAGCATAAATactacaaataaatacacaaatactcACAAATTTACAAAATTCCAgtttgaaatgaattgaaatttaatttttaattgattcACAACTGTGAAGTGGTACAGTAGTAAAATCTTAGCTCTTATATCCAGTCAGTGAACTTGGGAACTATTTGTTCAGAGTTTTTACGGGTAACTAAGGGTGTTTCACAAGGTTCAATTCTGGGTCcagttctttttaaaatttatattaataatgttttttcatctttaacatgcacatttctaCGCACATGATCTTAAACTTGTATTTCATGCACATAAAACTAAGTTCCCAGATAGCAAAgttgctgtggcccagatccgACCCACACCTGACACTTTCGGCACTTTCATCTGGCCCACATACCGCGTGGAAGGATAGCACTAGGGTGGTCTGCTCCTGTTTCacagatctgggccacaagcaagccatAATAATGCTGTATGTCAAcaaagaacaaaccagataaaccagaactggctcACATCCAGAATTCACATACCCAAGAGCACAACATCGTTaaccaaaaaaggcccacatttgatttgggatatttgggccatatttgctattttacatacTAGGTGAGCTGTCCTAGCCCCCTTTTTAAAGTCTATTTTACATatgggccatttcaggctcacatccattttgtccgggccagaagaaggccagcggagccgcatcattgcctgaagtggcccacttcctTATGCTATCTGGGTTTATGTTATTCTCCAGAGCGAGAGGTAACAATAGCAAAAACTTTAATATTTCCACCAACAAGGATCTATTATTGAGAgttacagaatataaataccTTGGTACTTGGATAGATGACAAATTCACATTCAAATTTCATATTGACAATCTTGTCaataaattacaacaaaaaatgtttttttttttaaatatagaaaCAAACTTTCCTATGCTTTGTAGGAAAAGGATCGTTGAAgcagtttttctctctgttatgGATTATGGTGATGTGATTTATTGGCATGCCTCTGCCTCTACTCTTAAGCTATTGGATGCTGTTTATCATTCTGCCCTTAGGTTTAGTACTCATGTTTATAGCACTCATCATTGCATCCTGTATGAAAAAGTTGGGTGGTCTTCTCTGGCTGAGAGACGTGATATgcatatgtatttgtttatgtacaAGGCCTTTATTGGGAAGCTGCCATCCTACATCACATCTATGCTAGACTGGTCCTCTGGACCACATCACACTCGGTCTAATGACTGCACGTCCCTTGAGTTTGTACAGAGCTTGGAAGATCTGCTTTTTGCTTTTAAGCTCCGACCATCTGGAACTCTTTACAAAGCACCTAAAAATGAATACTTTAGTAAGGCTGGGTCAATTTAAATCTATGATCACAAATCACTTAACTTAACTCAACTGTTTGTGCCCGTTTAACTGATTTGTTTTAGTATCttgtatcttttattttttattttttttagtaatttaaaactaaaaaactaaTACTCAGCATTATTGTAAATGAGGGCCTGAGTTTACATAAAGGCTAtgttatatatttctttttatctatctatctatctatctatctatctatctatctatctatctatctatctatctatctatctatctgtctatctatctatctatctatctatctatctatctatctatctacataCAGTCTGCAGTGATCATTGCCTTCATCAAATaattatattacaatattttaGGAGTTCaacaaatgtttgctgtttacATGTTTCACCAGCAATGCTGTTCCTCCAGCATTCATGGcaataaagtttaaaataatCTCCTTAAGCTTCTCTTTCTATCACTGGAAAATGCAGAAtatatgaaaatgcaaatatggtTCATTTGTaaagtttaacagctggatGGGATACTTCTCTCATAAGTCCTTTCTCAGTGTATTTACACTGGAGGTgcagtttctacatcacaccTGTTGCACATTGAATCATGATTAGCTTCTAAACTAGTTGTGACGTCACAAAATCATGCAACTCTGATTTAAAGAGAAAGATAAACTTCATCAGATTctagtatcaaactctgcacatacatcctgcacagtgaagctccaACATCCAGGTGATGCGTAGTAATCAGCTAAATACATTTTGAGTGGAGGGCGGCTTTAATGATAAAAAGTGGGTGCACGTGTGACCAAGTGCACCTGACActtaaatacacttttaaagTACAGTAAATGAGGCCATGCGAGCACCTTTAATGAGGCTAGACTAATATCCTGTGGAAAGCCAAGGTGCCGGCAGCTGCTGAGATCAGGTAACTTGCAGACACGCGGGGTTGGTGCTATTTCACCTGTTGACACGCAGCATACAGCAGGCTACAGTTTCAACCTATTTAGGTTTATGTTGCAATCCTAGCAGACCAAAGGGGCCTCAACATGTCAACTCACTGAGGATGAATGGAGGATGCTCCCGTGTCCTCTGTGCGTCTGTCCCTCTGAACAGCAgcaccctccctcctccctgcGCCCCGCGCGCACTCCGGAGTTGAGGATGAAGACGCAGAACATCAGGACCCTCTCACTCATCCTCTCCATGGTTTTCTACCTGCTCATAGGAGCCGCCGTCTTCGGCGCACTAGAGTCGGACAGTGAGAGTTCAAGGAAAAGGGCGCTGGAGCAGAAGCTGAACGAGCTGAAGATAAAGTACGGCTTCGCTGAGGATGACTACCGGGAGATTGAGAGAGTGGTCCTTCAGTCGGAGCCGCACCGCGCAGGCAGACAGTGGAAGTTCGCCGGCTCGTTTTATTTTGCCATCACTGTTATCACCACGATTGGCAAGTAGATACTTTGCACAAAGGTGCTTGTTACCTAAAAACACAGGgaaagctgctgtgtgtgttcagtttaaGAGGGGAGTCACAGGGCTCCAAGCTAAGGAGAGGAACAGGTAAAACTGTAAAGCCACACAAAGCTGAGGTGCAGTGTGACGTATTGTGAAGCAGGATGGGGACTGAAGTTGGTGATTGTCATTTAATGATATAGGCTACCTCTGAATAGCAACAATAAACAGCTGATGACTGGCACTGTTACTTAAAGAGATACTCCACTACAAATCTATGTTTTCATTGTGAAACATCAACATCTGCAAGGTTGTAATGCAAAAAGTTAgtaatttgtttcaaaacaaaggCTGATTCATGGAAGTTACACAGAATTCCCACAGTGACCGGTGTTCACTCTGGGTAAATGTGATCTAATCCAGAAACATCTAACTTCTCACGTAGTGCAATCCACTTATCTGCTCTCCATTCATACCTATATATGTGATACTTGTTTCAATAACTTTTCACTGCTCACATCTTAATCCTCATACACAACCCTCTCACACTTGTGAGCAGGCGCATGTGACAGTATTGTTGCAATAGAAGTTTCCAGTGAGAACATGTCAGTGTCATGCATCAGTCATGCATCAACTGATAGACTTTGAGTGGAGTATctcattaaatgtttatatttagaTTTTCTACTATACACATAACTTTGTTATGATTTGTTAATGTATGTGAGTCAGACTCAGCATGGCCTACCACAACATTACCGACCACAAGCAAGAAGAGTGTGAAAGAATCAGGAGGAGCACTTAATGATTGCAATATCAACAGAATTTCATGTTTTCAAGCCAATTTTAATCAGAACCTTCATTGTTCTTTTAAACTGTTGGATAATATAATATAGCCTGCAATATTACCTGTAGGTTACGACCCACTGACCTAACCATTTTCTTTAACTCTGTATCAACCAATTTATGGCCATTagagagcagaaaaacatgaaaaccatCTTAACTGCAAACAACCACCACAATATCTTCAACTCATAAACTTTTATTGCTAATGGGTTAGCCCAAAGTCATCTGctttcacatccagcagacacagagcaacattagcactAATGTggagtccagtattcactctccttttaactGTGGTTTGGTCTTTGGTCAACTGTTGAGAGAAGTATCTGGGTCTTTAGCTGCTAGTTGCTAACAAGCTGCAGAGGCATGTCGGCTGcatggtgctgggcaggtagcatacagcAGGCTTAACAAAGCTTTTTCTGGCAACAGCTATCTTTGGGGGTTAATGACAGCTCTGAGTCAACCATACAGAAAATGtgcagctgtaaaaccaaaaaaatggcTAAAAGAGGATAAAAAGCTGCAGTTTCATGTTTGGTGATTTTTCCATTATGGCACTGACATATGATTCAGTGCTGATATCAAAAATATCGATTAATGCAAGTTTAACTACATAAACAGCAAGAGTAGACAGAAAATGATCTGGTTGCATTGTTTATGTTATGGTTTTAGAAGTAATTTAAACTCAGAGCAATAAACTCGAGAGTTGGCTTTGTCCTTCATTGAGTGATGTGTGAGTAGTGTAGCCTTGCAGTGTGTACAGCAGTGATATATCTTGATGACCGAGAATCtgcaaagacataaaataatattactTTACATTATGTGACCTGATCCTGTAGGTTATGGCCATGCTGCTCCACGCACTGATGCTGGCAAGGCCTTCTGTATGTTTTACGCTGTCATGGGCATTCCTCTGACACTGGTCATGTTCCAGAGCCTGGGCGAGAGGATCAACACTTTTGTCCATTACCTCCTGCGCAGAGCCAAGCAGGGCCTGGGTTTACAGAAGACAGAGGTGTCCATGGGGAACATGGTCCTGGTGGGTCTACTGTCCTGCATGAGCACGCTGTGTATTGGAGCTGCAGCCTTCTCCCACTTTGAGGGCTGGACCTTCTTCAATGCCTACTACTTCTGCTTCATCACGCTCACCACCATTGGCTTTGGGGATTTTGTGGCCCTGCAGAAGAAAGATGCTCTCCAGAAGCGAACCCCATATGTGGCCTTCACCTTCATGTACATCCTGGTCGGGCTGACAGTCATTGGAGCTTTTCTTAACCTGGTGGTCCTAAGGTTCCTCACTGTCAGCACCGAGGAGCCTGATGGAAGGCCTGAAGTGCAGGGAGAGGAGCAGGATACGCAGCCTAAGGACACGCAGGGGGTCAGGGAGGCAGAAACTTCTGATGTGGAATATAAAGACGGAGAAGACGGACACAGCAGCCGGTGCAACCTAAGCCTACCCATGGAAGGGGGCACCAGCCGTATAaacctcctcccctctcctgtAGAGGAGCGCAGACTTGTTATATCTGAACAGGAAGAGCACTCTAAGCTCCCTGAAGCCAGCAGGTTCAGAGCCTTGCTCTTCTGCATGTGCTGTGACCCGGACGTTTACGACAgcccctctctgtctcactgtgaGCCTGAAGGCGGCCATAGCAACCCAGTCTTTTACAACTCCATCTCCTACAGGATAGACCAGGCCTCATGCAGCTCCTGCACCATGTCGTCACAGACTTCCCCCAGCAGCGCAGCTCTCTGCCTGGGCAAGAATAGTCTTCACACCAGGAGGATGTCATTCTAACTCTCTGAACTTTTGACCTATAAGTCTAGGTGGGCtttgttttggactttttgtacACACCACAGAAGAGATAAAGCCCTCTAAATTTCTGCGTGGTGGAACAAATTGCCCTGTGCTTTCCCAGTCATGAATGTAGCATTGCTTGTGATCAGATAAAATGTAGCATATCATAAAAAATCATATAAAgtttataatgttatttttctacATTACAAGTGAATACTAAAATGaagatatgtaaaaaaaaattaaagtatgTGAAATCCCACCTTTATTGTCCCAATGCATATTGTATAAAAGCTAAAGGAAACATGTGATCAACAAACTGTCACTGCAAGACATGTGACTGagagatgtgatttttttttgaatgatttTTATCTGTGTGAATATTTAAGGTGTCAGACTTTCTGCAGCATTGTCACCTGTGACCCTCAGTTATTTCCAGTCAGTAATCATCGGTGTCTTCTAATAGGAACGTACACTTCGTCGCTCTGGCTGGTTCCCTAGGTAACGCTTCCATCCCGGCGCTTAGTGCAGTGGAAAACTGCAGaggaacacatacagtacagtgagcAGTGATTGTCTGAAGTCAGCATCCAGTCAAAACTCATTTCCAGACCGTGTCCGCTGTGATGAACGAGTGCGTCAGTAAAGAATTAAATATGAGCAGAGGCGCTTAAATAGTGGCGATTAGAAATTTCTCCAAATCAGTGTTTAATTGCCTGCcttcttatgtgtgtgtgttagtttttTATATTAAACACAAAAGAAGGAAGTGCCTTCATTCCTGCTTGctgaatatttaaatgtttgtttgttaaatgtagaaaataaggtttttactaaaaaccttttctttttttctcagattcCACTGTGTAATTTTGTTTAATCTACAGGCCAAATGAGTGCATAAAAAGGAGAAGCATAATGAATCTTTGAAATGGCTGCCAAGCAATCTTTATAGgcttatatgtatatatatttttctactttttctacttttgtACAGCAGGAAGAGACAACGTGAGAGCAGCTGTTCTCAAATTCTTGACCTGAGTTACAGCAATCCTGCTGGCTTAATCATGTCAGAGACAATTTACACCTGAGATGTGACGTTAGCTGTACTCATAACTGACCGCAGGATAGGAGCCATATCCATGCATGGTAAACACCTGCCCTGCTGGACACCACAGAGAAATGCCACTGAAGCTCCAGGAGTGCTGCTCTGAAGCCAACTTTGATGCAGAAGAAGTCACCTTCCCGAGATGACTTAATTTAAATTTGCAATTTTTATCTCCTGTTAATATTTCAGTAATCTGTAACTGACTTGTACTTTGACCTCTTTTTGAAGGGTCAACTTGAGTTTTGCATTACTTTATATTATTAACGGAGCCTCTAATGGGAACTTGCAGTGACTTGCATTTAATTTCTTCTTGTTCCCATTTCTAACACTGGGGAGCAGCATTGATCCATGTTAAGACTAAAACTGACTTCTGTGCAGTCTGCAACTCAGGGAGCCATGTCTGCTGACATCTTTGCATggtaaagttttatttttattcttatttttttgccTCTCTTAAGAATGACACTAGCGTAATACAACTATTCTCTGTATATGTTAGACTTTTTACAGCGCAGGAGACAACACTGTTTTcgctttttcaatatttaactcGTTTGCCATCAGAGTTTTATATGATATTAAAGCATGACAGTAGAAATTTGTTTTACTCTGACACCCTGAATGATGACACAGATTACTTCTGTGGGAATAGAGGGATTTGATAAGTGAGCACAAGCTTTTCAGTCAAGCGCACAGACATGTATCAGATTTAGAAAGATATTATTGAAGcagcagaaggaggagaggtCTGAACAATGAGCCTCATGTCTGTTTGGCATAACAACATCACAATTTTGTGAGTGATGAAGGCTGGTGTCTAATTTGCATAATTACCCCATTAATATTGCAGACAGTGCTTCACTTCATTCTGTTATGATGCCTCATAGGCCTCCTCAATACCATCTACACAGACCACTGATCGAATACCACAACACAGGAAAGGCAAATGATGGTATAAAATGAATTGGACATGCAGAATGAGTAGCTTTAGTCCTACACAAAGACCTTTGTATGATGATTTCCTGCCTTCCTATGTTGCCTCATGCATGACTGTGCTGAAGAGCGGCACCCAGCTTGAATTCTTGCTCAGTAAGCGACAATACATTTGGCTGTTTTCTATGAGGATGATAAGAAAGGCAATGTAATGTTTTCTGTGCATATTATGGATGTTATTACAGGTACTGAGCTGCAGGTTGTGCTAGTGATCTTCCTAAAATACCACTTTTACAGACTGTAGAATACCTCAGGTGAATCCAGTGTCCATGCATGCGTATTTGCGcatttttacatcttttcacATCCATGAAAACAGAGTTCTGCGGGAAGTCTATTTATTTTGGCTTTATGTGTAGTTCTTTAATAATGAGCCTTTATATAAGTTCCCTAAAAAGCCAAAGTTGAGGTTACTGAACATTATACTCAGCTCTGTTGGAGAGAAACGGACTGACTGACTGCTAACTTATAAACTTGTACttcaaaatgttaatatcaATGCCACAATGCtttagttcatttaaaaaacaacaataacctTTTATTTACCTCAGCGTTCATTGATTACAGCGTTGACTTCCAGCATCAAAACAAAGCACACATGCTTACTCTCTGATGTACCACAGAGGGGGTGAATAATTGATTACATTTAGATATTTCTCTTTGTGAACGCACTCTGTTAAGTCATTACTGTCCTGCGTTGAGGGGTCTTTCATGTGCAGACGCAGGGTAGGATATAAAAGATTAAATCAGAAACAAGCCGTCAGTTCAAGCAGAGTGCAACTAGACTCTTCCTAAAGGGTAAATAGCTTTAATGTGGCAGAAATATGGGTTGGAGGTTTGTAATAGAGGCTGCATGCAAATAAAGcattataaataaactgaacCAATAGTGGTTGCCATGTTTTGATTTTGGATAaatatgtttgtctgtgtaCACTGTATTCACAGTCTTTCAGGGGGAGCTGGGAGATTAGGAGTTATTTTCTTGGATGCACATCAGAATGCAAAAGCGCATTTCTCTGTGGCTCACAGTGAACACAATGAGAGATTAAGGCACTAAAAACAAGTGTCATATTTATTCAGATTGATTAAATAAGTAGAAATTAGGATTCAGTCGGAGAGCATtgagaaaacagacatttagAAGTTCATTGGCGGGGTAATTGCTCATTAGTTTTAATTTCCAGCCAATTTGCTGCTTGTGTCGAACAGTGTGAAAAGGCTGTTTTTACTCTGTGGTTGTCTCTTCCAATCAGACGCTGTGTTTGACACACTGtctctttgacattttttgtcagaaaGATCACCCTACTTGattaatttcagtttaaattaAGTCTTAAAGGAGAGTTTGAAGTACCCTTTAATCAACAGGCCCACATCTCTGCAATAAAGACACCCACATTTGATGGCAGAAATCACAAACTGGCACTCAAGTAAAGTGACCAGCAAGAATAAATACCAAAGCTAGTAGACCTGAGCCTTCCACTAGCCTCATTTAGTGTGCTAGTGAGTGTTTGAATTTGTTAGCAGTGTCAAACATCCCTCCtctttacattttaatgcaaaataaCCAATTGAATTCATGTCCTGCTGCAGTACAAAGTGTTTTCACAGGCAACAGTTTTGAGTTAAATGCACAATTTAAGGTGCCAGTgttggtctgtcagtcagtcagtcaactgtggtccagactgaaatatctcaacaactactggatatTTTGCTACAGATACGGCTAGAGAATAAATTCTAATAAGTTTGATTACCACTTAATTtctcatctagcaccatcatcagttcaaaatctacagtaccagtcaaaagttggacacaccttcccattttcttgaatgaaaaagtgtgtccaaaattttgactggtactgtatttatCCAATACTTTCATTTATGACCAGAAACCTGCAAAATTAacgacattcccatcaacctcagctgcactttatgtttagtgctaattagcaaatgttagcatgctaacacgctaaattCAGAAGGTTACCACGGTAAACATTATACTAgtcaaacatcagcatgttagcattgtcacagTGAGCATTTTGGCGTGCTGAGGTTAGCATTTAGCTCGAAGCACAATTGTAAATACAGCTCCTACTGCTATGGCTTTGGACTCTTAAGTCTTGTTTCTCACATAATGAGGAATTTGAGGTAAATGATAAAGCTGTAGAAGGCATGACAGTGCCAA from Thunnus maccoyii chromosome 3, fThuMac1.1, whole genome shotgun sequence includes these protein-coding regions:
- the LOC121889712 gene encoding potassium channel subfamily K member 15-like, giving the protein MLPCPLCVCPSEQQHPPSSLRPARTPELRMKTQNIRTLSLILSMVFYLLIGAAVFGALESDSESSRKRALEQKLNELKIKYGFAEDDYREIERVVLQSEPHRAGRQWKFAGSFYFAITVITTIGYGHAAPRTDAGKAFCMFYAVMGIPLTLVMFQSLGERINTFVHYLLRRAKQGLGLQKTEVSMGNMVLVGLLSCMSTLCIGAAAFSHFEGWTFFNAYYFCFITLTTIGFGDFVALQKKDALQKRTPYVAFTFMYILVGLTVIGAFLNLVVLRFLTVSTEEPDGRPEVQGEEQDTQPKDTQGVREAETSDVEYKDGEDGHSSRCNLSLPMEGGTSRINLLPSPVEERRLVISEQEEHSKLPEASRFRALLFCMCCDPDVYDSPSLSHCEPEGGHSNPVFYNSISYRIDQASCSSCTMSSQTSPSSAALCLGKNSLHTRRMSF